Proteins from one Salmonella bongori NCTC 12419 genomic window:
- a CDS encoding electron transfer flavoprotein FixA: protein MKIMTCYKCVPDEQDIAINNADGTLDFSKADSKISQYDLNAIEAACQLKQQLGDVQVVAMSVGGKALTNAKGRKDVLSRGPDELIVVIDDQFEQALPHHTATALAAAAQKSGFDLLICGDGSSDLYAQQVGLLVGEALNIPAINGVSKILSLTDSTLTVERELEDEVETLSIPLPAVIAVSTDINTPQIPSMKAILGAAKKPVQVWSPADIGLNSVPAYSVQQVAAPKQRERQRVVIEGDGEEQIAAFVENLRKII from the coding sequence ATGAAGATAATGACTTGCTACAAATGCGTACCTGATGAGCAGGATATTGCGATTAATAATGCTGATGGAACACTCGATTTCAGCAAAGCGGATAGCAAAATCAGCCAATATGATCTGAATGCAATTGAAGCTGCTTGCCAGTTAAAACAGCAGTTAGGAGACGTTCAGGTTGTCGCCATGAGCGTTGGCGGCAAAGCGCTGACTAATGCAAAAGGGCGCAAAGATGTCCTCTCTCGTGGCCCTGATGAACTGATTGTGGTGATTGACGATCAATTTGAGCAGGCGCTGCCGCATCACACCGCTACCGCGCTGGCCGCCGCCGCGCAAAAATCAGGTTTCGATCTGCTTATCTGCGGCGACGGTTCTTCCGATCTTTATGCTCAGCAGGTTGGTTTGCTGGTGGGCGAAGCGCTGAACATTCCGGCGATTAACGGCGTGAGTAAAATCCTCTCTCTTACCGACAGCACATTGACGGTAGAACGTGAACTGGAAGATGAAGTTGAAACGCTGAGCATCCCGCTCCCGGCGGTGATCGCGGTTTCCACTGACATTAACACCCCACAAATCCCTTCGATGAAAGCCATTCTGGGCGCGGCGAAAAAACCGGTTCAGGTCTGGTCGCCTGCGGATATCGGGCTGAACAGCGTACCTGCGTATTCCGTACAACAGGTTGCCGCACCGAAGCAGCGCGAGCGTCAGCGTGTGGTGATTGAAGGTGACGGTGAAGAACAAATCGCCGCGTTTGTCGAGAATCTGCGCAAAATCATTTAA